In a single window of the Serratia quinivorans genome:
- the ddpC_1 gene encoding Probable D,D-dipeptide transport system permease protein ddpC: MSSISFEKTVVPERDLGGVESEGTLSTSRSRRRRVPLTLLLAWTVIAIAVLWALAPQLFTAYSGTEGIAGAQRLAPGGAHWLGTDQLGRDLYARIVYGASQTLSAALVAVALGLLLGTALGLIAGAVGGIADEAVMRFVDVLLSIPGLLLSLSIIILLGFGTVNAAIAVGITSVANFARLARAEVVRVRHSDYVEAAYGSGGTFWAVLWRHILPNSLTSVIAFSALQFGSAILAIATLSFLGYGTPPPTPEWGLLIAEGRNYISTAWWLTTFPGLAVVAVVLAANRISRALGRGQP; encoded by the coding sequence ATGAGCAGTATTTCCTTTGAAAAGACCGTCGTGCCGGAGCGTGACCTGGGGGGCGTGGAAAGCGAAGGCACGTTATCGACCAGCCGTTCACGTCGTCGACGCGTGCCGCTGACGTTGCTGCTGGCCTGGACGGTGATCGCCATCGCGGTGCTATGGGCGCTGGCCCCTCAGTTATTCACCGCTTACAGCGGCACTGAAGGCATCGCCGGGGCGCAGCGGCTGGCGCCGGGTGGCGCACACTGGCTGGGTACCGATCAACTGGGCCGCGACCTGTACGCACGCATTGTCTATGGTGCCTCGCAAACGCTGTCCGCGGCGCTGGTGGCGGTCGCATTGGGCTTGCTGCTGGGCACGGCACTGGGGCTGATTGCCGGTGCGGTGGGGGGCATTGCGGACGAGGCGGTGATGCGCTTTGTCGACGTCTTGCTGTCGATCCCCGGCCTGCTGCTGTCGCTGAGCATCATTATTTTACTGGGATTTGGCACGGTTAACGCCGCCATCGCCGTCGGTATTACCTCGGTCGCCAACTTTGCCCGCCTGGCGCGTGCCGAGGTGGTGCGGGTGCGCCACAGTGATTACGTCGAGGCGGCCTATGGCAGCGGCGGTACCTTCTGGGCGGTGCTGTGGCGGCACATCCTGCCGAACTCGCTGACGTCGGTGATCGCCTTCTCGGCGCTGCAGTTCGGCAGCGCTATTTTGGCGATCGCTACCCTGAGTTTTCTGGGTTATGGCACTCCGCCGCCGACGCCGGAGTGGGGGCTGTTGATCGCCGAAGGGCGCAACTATATTTCCACCGCCTGGTGGTTGACCACTTTTCCGGGGTTGGCGGTAGTGGCGGTGGTGCTGGCGGCCAATCGCATTAGCCGTGCGCTGGGGAGAGGGCAACCATGA
- the gsiA_7 gene encoding Glutathione import ATP-binding protein GsiA, whose amino-acid sequence MSIQTALQRAAATPVLELEQVSIAYQGATGSQRVVHQVSFAIQPGEVVALVGESGSGKTTTAQAIIGLLTENGRLEQGAIRLNGTDISHWSSRRLDAVRGAQISLIPQDPSSSLNPVKTIGEQVAEILNIHHRLPRKQVQQRVVALLTRVGLTHPELRARQYPHELSGGMKQRVLIAIAIALQPALIIADEPTSALDVTVQKRILDLIDELRQEFGTAVLLVTHDLAVAAERADRLLVFRHGRVQEQGVTAEVLRAPTSDYTRQLFADVPSLTRAAVPKPSEGLQELAIQVNGLVKDFRLAGVGGKTYRALDQVSFSVPRGTTHALVGESGSGKTTLARCLLGFQRPDAGQIIIDGVDFTQLKGEALRQFRRRIQLVYQNPFGSLDPSQTLYQVIEEPLLNFEPLGKAERYRRVRELFERVALPDELLSRKPRELSGGQRQRVAIARALVLQPRVLVLDEATSALDVTVQAQILRLLQDLQQELGLTYLFISHDLATVRQISHSVSVLHRGIQVDSGATGELFAMPGSDYTRQLIEAIPGRQFYAEQPKSEDVFYEQ is encoded by the coding sequence ATGAGTATTCAGACGGCATTACAACGGGCGGCGGCCACGCCGGTGCTGGAGCTGGAGCAGGTGTCGATAGCCTATCAGGGGGCAACCGGCAGCCAACGGGTGGTGCATCAGGTGTCTTTCGCCATTCAGCCGGGGGAAGTGGTGGCGCTGGTCGGTGAGTCCGGTTCGGGGAAAACCACTACCGCGCAGGCGATCATTGGCCTGCTGACGGAAAACGGCCGTCTGGAGCAGGGCGCCATCCGTCTCAACGGTACCGATATCAGCCACTGGTCGTCCCGACGGCTGGACGCGGTGCGCGGCGCGCAAATCAGTTTGATCCCACAGGATCCGTCCAGCTCGCTCAATCCGGTGAAAACCATTGGCGAACAGGTGGCGGAGATCCTCAATATTCATCACAGGTTACCGCGTAAGCAGGTGCAACAGCGGGTGGTGGCTCTGTTGACCCGCGTAGGTCTGACGCACCCGGAGCTGCGGGCTCGTCAGTATCCACATGAGCTTTCCGGTGGCATGAAACAACGGGTATTGATCGCTATTGCTATCGCGCTGCAACCGGCGCTGATTATCGCCGATGAGCCGACCAGCGCGCTGGATGTTACGGTGCAAAAGCGCATTCTCGATCTGATCGACGAGCTGCGGCAGGAATTTGGTACCGCGGTGTTGCTGGTGACCCACGATCTGGCGGTGGCGGCAGAGCGTGCCGACCGGCTGCTGGTGTTTCGCCATGGCCGGGTGCAGGAACAGGGCGTGACCGCAGAAGTGCTGCGTGCACCCACCAGTGACTACACCCGGCAGCTGTTTGCCGACGTGCCGTCGTTGACCCGTGCGGCTGTGCCAAAACCTAGCGAGGGCTTGCAAGAGTTGGCGATCCAGGTGAATGGGCTGGTGAAAGATTTCCGCCTGGCTGGTGTCGGGGGAAAAACTTACCGCGCGCTGGATCAGGTGTCGTTCAGCGTGCCGCGCGGCACCACCCATGCGCTGGTGGGGGAGTCTGGTTCCGGCAAGACCACTTTGGCGCGCTGCCTGCTCGGTTTCCAACGGCCGGATGCCGGACAAATCATCATCGACGGCGTCGACTTCACTCAGTTGAAGGGCGAGGCGCTGCGGCAGTTCCGTCGCCGTATTCAGTTGGTGTACCAGAACCCGTTCGGCTCGCTTGACCCGTCGCAGACGCTGTATCAGGTGATTGAAGAGCCGTTGCTGAACTTTGAGCCGCTGGGCAAAGCCGAGCGCTATCGCCGGGTACGTGAGCTGTTTGAGCGTGTGGCGCTGCCGGACGAGCTGCTGAGCCGTAAACCCCGCGAACTGTCTGGCGGCCAGCGCCAACGGGTGGCGATTGCCCGGGCACTGGTGCTGCAACCCCGGGTGCTGGTGCTGGACGAAGCGACCTCGGCATTGGATGTTACGGTGCAGGCGCAGATCCTGCGGCTGTTGCAGGATTTGCAGCAGGAACTGGGGCTGACCTATTTGTTTATCTCACACGATCTGGCCACGGTGCGGCAGATTTCACACAGCGTTTCGGTATTGCACCGGGGGATACAGGTGGACAGCGGCGCGACCGGCGAGCTGTTCGCCATGCCGGGCAGCGATTACACCCGTCAGTTGATTGAGGCCATTCCCGGCCGTCAGTTTTATGCCGAACAGCCCAAGAGTGAGGACGTATTCTATGAGCAGTAA
- a CDS encoding putative FMN-dependent luciferase-like monooxygenase, KPN_01858 family, with protein MSSKRLGFFTRLLDQGSAQQRYRLATEQILHAERAGFDSAWVAQHHFHEDEGGLPSPLVFLAQVAARTRHIRLGTGGDHAADGVGHSGGGGYRGVGSAV; from the coding sequence ATGAGCAGTAAAAGACTGGGGTTTTTCACCCGCCTGTTGGATCAGGGCAGCGCGCAACAGCGCTACCGGTTGGCGACAGAGCAAATCCTGCATGCCGAGCGGGCCGGGTTTGATAGTGCCTGGGTGGCGCAGCACCATTTTCATGAAGATGAAGGCGGTTTGCCCTCACCATTGGTGTTCCTGGCGCAGGTGGCGGCACGAACTCGTCATATCCGGCTGGGCACCGGGGGTGATCACGCTGCCGATGGAGTCGGCCATTCGGGTGGCGGAGGATACCGCGGTGTTGGATCTGCTGTCTGA
- a CDS encoding putative FMN-dependent luciferase-like monooxygenase, KPN_01858 family, with protein MESAIRVAEDTAVLDLLSDGRLEVGIAAGGTPSAFGAFGLDAQQRHAVFADNFSTLLRAWRGEALGGEDNRLYPAAPQLAERVWQATFSVEGGERAGRAGDGLMLSRTQPRPADAPDLPLDELQNPIIDAYLAALPPGIAPRIMGSRTALVTDNSQQARDFAAQGLGRGLERLRASGHRPADESLDGLIRAFDVHLGTPDQVIASLQKDSALARVTDLAFQVHSIDPPHAHILRSIELIARHVAPELGWQRRTPVSNSYEHHAEEKV; from the coding sequence ATGGAGTCGGCCATTCGGGTGGCGGAGGATACCGCGGTGTTGGATCTGCTGTCTGACGGCAGGCTGGAGGTAGGGATTGCCGCCGGGGGGACACCGTCTGCGTTTGGCGCCTTCGGTTTGGATGCCCAACAGCGCCACGCGGTGTTTGCCGACAACTTCAGTACCTTGCTGCGCGCCTGGCGCGGTGAGGCATTGGGTGGCGAAGATAACCGGTTGTACCCGGCAGCGCCACAGTTGGCAGAGCGGGTGTGGCAGGCGACCTTTTCTGTCGAGGGAGGCGAACGTGCGGGGCGGGCCGGCGATGGTTTAATGCTGTCGCGCACGCAACCGCGCCCGGCGGATGCGCCAGATCTGCCGCTGGACGAATTGCAGAACCCGATTATTGATGCCTATCTGGCGGCGCTGCCGCCCGGCATCGCGCCGCGCATTATGGGCTCACGTACTGCATTAGTGACCGATAATAGCCAACAGGCGCGGGATTTTGCCGCACAGGGGCTGGGCCGGGGGCTTGAACGTCTGCGTGCCAGCGGCCACCGACCGGCTGACGAATCGCTCGATGGGCTGATCCGCGCCTTTGACGTGCATCTTGGCACTCCGGATCAGGTGATTGCTTCGTTGCAGAAAGACAGCGCGTTGGCACGGGTGACCGACTTGGCCTTCCAGGTGCATTCCATCGATCCGCCGCATGCCCACATTCTGCGTTCTATTGAGCTGATTGCCCGTCACGTTGCCCCTGAACTGGGCTGGCAACGTCGCACTCCTGTTTCGAACTCCTACGAACATCACGCTGAGGAAAAGGTATGA
- a CDS encoding lipopolysaccharide core biosynthesis protein: MGSFFKQIYRYSHSRPYRHNENLWPYVKIERAASGEIAVFHYKKQLIPTVTLSALKDSCQGPILLTATGPSVNTICFGDIPEMPALGVNGAYYLSSKVSFRFYVIVDMGFIDQRPDIIKEIILATGLILFTTVHGVAKIIDRFSLAGVKCQFAVIEDATFKIYRPKISPSALWDHYRHDGNVHFSSVCKSIAFSHDIRHGIFDAGTVVYWALQIISFLGFKQLFIAGLDMNNFHLPRFYETPENKLPTLLPEKVDDLIIPAFSHASERMKINNIAIKNFSLASAIDTRIFEKVDCSDFFKEN; encoded by the coding sequence ATGGGAAGTTTTTTTAAGCAGATATATCGTTATTCTCATTCTCGCCCTTACAGGCATAATGAAAATCTCTGGCCCTATGTAAAAATAGAACGTGCAGCCAGTGGAGAGATTGCCGTATTCCATTATAAAAAACAGCTTATTCCTACAGTGACGTTGTCAGCGCTGAAAGACAGTTGCCAGGGGCCGATACTGTTGACGGCGACGGGGCCATCCGTGAACACCATTTGCTTTGGCGATATTCCTGAAATGCCGGCTCTCGGGGTCAATGGTGCTTATTACTTAAGCTCGAAGGTGAGTTTTCGCTTTTATGTTATTGTCGATATGGGATTTATCGATCAACGACCGGATATTATAAAAGAGATCATTCTGGCAACGGGTTTAATCCTGTTCACTACGGTCCACGGCGTGGCAAAAATAATTGACAGGTTCTCGCTGGCTGGCGTGAAGTGTCAGTTCGCCGTAATCGAAGATGCGACCTTCAAAATCTATCGCCCAAAAATAAGTCCGTCGGCACTCTGGGATCATTACCGCCACGACGGCAACGTTCATTTTTCCTCTGTCTGTAAATCCATCGCCTTTAGCCATGATATTCGGCATGGCATCTTCGATGCGGGGACGGTGGTTTATTGGGCCTTGCAGATCATTTCCTTCCTGGGGTTTAAACAACTTTTTATTGCCGGGCTGGATATGAACAATTTCCATTTACCGCGCTTTTATGAAACGCCAGAGAATAAATTGCCGACACTTTTGCCTGAGAAAGTGGATGACCTGATCATTCCGGCTTTTAGCCATGCGAGTGAAAGAATGAAAATCAACAATATCGCTATAAAGAATTTTTCATTGGCGAGCGCCATAGACACCCGTATTTTTGAAAAGGTTGATTGCAGTGATTTTTTCAAAGAAAACTGA
- a CDS encoding Lipid A core - O-antigen ligase and related enzymes, with amino-acid sequence MIFSKKTDATNLIAVYVFFAFSFFSAIYCGHTRVNNLFHISAIFFLLTLATRPEFRQAWLGRRAALIGIASAAYFLAYYSASNFWGGTPEDALSALTHSAYILIYLGLLVSVLDSPRRNLLLCAVIAGITLLCLYLTWRDYHEIYTLRETSAANPGPRNVIDLAGYAALGIILSLMVFRETQQKKVLLTIPLLFAFMVLTQSRGPLIALMVALVLTTHYRALNKKSAMLIVAMMIFTAGMVLWSSIGEMLITRFAELYQQSFVRMSIWRHSLALVEQAPFFGYGFDRELTFTNYTGELIHTTHSLYLGALLKGGLVGFCLFIALLTFGARLAVVHLKAGRRLEAALYLFMLIFYCSQGMFVIANPAEFWYLFWFPLAVVFAQPTSNAR; translated from the coding sequence GTGATTTTTTCAAAGAAAACTGATGCCACCAACCTAATCGCTGTTTACGTTTTTTTTGCCTTTTCATTTTTTAGCGCCATTTATTGCGGCCACACCCGGGTGAATAATTTATTCCATATCTCGGCGATTTTTTTCCTGCTGACGCTGGCTACCCGACCGGAATTCCGTCAGGCCTGGCTTGGCAGGCGTGCTGCACTCATCGGTATAGCCTCGGCAGCGTATTTTTTGGCGTACTACTCCGCCAGTAATTTCTGGGGAGGCACGCCGGAAGATGCGCTGTCTGCCCTGACGCACAGCGCTTATATTCTGATTTATCTCGGCCTGTTGGTCTCGGTGTTGGATAGCCCTCGCCGCAATCTGTTACTTTGCGCCGTGATTGCCGGTATCACCTTGCTTTGTCTGTATCTGACATGGAGGGATTACCACGAAATTTATACCCTCAGAGAAACGTCTGCCGCCAATCCCGGCCCGCGCAATGTGATCGATCTTGCCGGTTATGCTGCATTGGGCATTATTTTAAGCCTGATGGTTTTCCGTGAAACCCAACAAAAAAAGGTCCTGCTGACGATCCCGCTGCTTTTTGCCTTTATGGTGCTGACACAAAGCCGCGGGCCTTTGATTGCCTTAATGGTGGCGCTGGTGTTAACCACGCATTACCGAGCGCTGAATAAAAAGTCGGCAATGCTCATTGTGGCGATGATGATATTTACTGCAGGCATGGTGCTATGGTCGTCCATTGGTGAAATGCTGATAACGCGCTTTGCCGAGTTGTATCAGCAGAGCTTTGTGCGGATGAGCATTTGGCGACACAGTCTGGCGTTGGTAGAGCAGGCACCGTTTTTTGGCTATGGGTTTGATAGGGAGCTGACTTTTACCAACTATACCGGCGAGTTGATTCATACGACTCACAGCCTGTATCTGGGCGCGTTGCTCAAAGGCGGGTTGGTGGGCTTTTGCCTGTTCATCGCGTTGCTGACGTTTGGCGCACGGCTTGCCGTGGTTCACCTTAAGGCAGGGCGACGTCTGGAGGCTGCGTTATACCTGTTTATGCTGATCTTCTACTGCTCACAGGGCATGTTTGTTATCGCGAATCCGGCCGAATTTTGGTACCTGTTTTGGTTCCCCTTGGCTGTGGTGTTCGCCCAACCCACCTCAAATGCGCGTTAG
- the rfaQ_2 gene encoding Lipopolysaccharide core heptosyltransferase rfaQ, whose translation MFNTPAIRAVRERYPTASITLISSHKNKQLVATSRYFNAVIYWDHKAKDMLSVIHQLRKYKPQLAIILHSKSPYDVIVAITAGCQYVFKDAYGNKATGMEPWLSGVSQSTGGHLIQRKLDLVAQLGCNTDNSEMFIPVEFATMNKNADKIPIGFQMGASETLRCWPVGQFIRLAKLLLAQSPHHQIELIGSPKELSIEREFIAGLTEAERQRVVSHIGKTTLPQLLAVMSNLQVLVTGDTGPLHLAIALKTPTISLFVTANPQHTGPYQNRELHQVMNVSVDAQTLTTAQRRQPLSIITESQVFEKVTIALALTRI comes from the coding sequence ATGTTTAATACGCCGGCCATCCGCGCGGTGCGCGAACGCTACCCAACGGCCAGTATCACCCTGATTTCCAGCCATAAAAATAAACAGCTGGTCGCGACCAGCCGTTACTTTAATGCCGTCATTTATTGGGATCATAAAGCCAAAGACATGCTCAGCGTTATTCACCAGTTGCGTAAATATAAGCCGCAACTGGCGATCATCCTGCACTCCAAATCCCCTTACGACGTGATTGTCGCCATTACTGCCGGTTGCCAATATGTGTTCAAGGACGCCTATGGCAACAAGGCCACCGGCATGGAACCCTGGTTGAGCGGCGTGAGCCAAAGTACCGGCGGCCATTTAATTCAGCGTAAGCTGGATTTAGTGGCACAGTTGGGTTGCAACACCGATAACAGCGAAATGTTTATTCCCGTTGAGTTTGCAACGATGAATAAAAACGCGGATAAAATCCCGATCGGTTTTCAAATGGGGGCTTCTGAAACGCTGCGTTGCTGGCCCGTCGGTCAGTTTATTCGCCTGGCAAAACTGCTGCTGGCGCAGTCGCCGCACCATCAAATCGAATTAATCGGCTCGCCGAAAGAGCTGTCCATAGAACGAGAATTTATCGCGGGGCTGACAGAGGCCGAACGGCAACGCGTGGTCAGTCATATCGGCAAAACCACCCTGCCGCAACTGCTGGCGGTGATGTCGAACCTGCAGGTATTGGTCACTGGCGACACCGGCCCTTTGCATCTGGCCATTGCCCTGAAAACCCCGACCATCAGCCTGTTTGTCACCGCCAATCCGCAGCACACCGGCCCTTATCAAAATCGCGAACTGCATCAGGTAATGAACGTGTCGGTTGATGCACAAACGCTCACTACGGCTCAACGCCGCCAACCCCTCAGCATCATCACTGAAAGTCAGGTGTTTGAAAAAGTGACGATCGCGTTGGCACTAACGCGCATTTGA
- the ywqN gene encoding Putative NAD(P)H-dependent FMN-containing oxidoreductase ywqN, which yields MNSSQQPKRLIVLVGSPRRDGNSAALAQAVMAGAAEAGTEASLHFLDDYISGFLTDERHAVPPADRYGELFLEHFLPADAAVFCTPLYWYGMSAQTKAFFDRSFSYYSNAYPDAEQVHQRMSGKRIGLTVASEETYPGGAMGIVHQIQEFSRYSHCEFVGMVQGAGNNRGEVSRDPRNPLQAARDLGREIFTRHYSDYRMDTPRSPQVWQD from the coding sequence ATGAATTCATCTCAACAACCCAAGCGCCTTATCGTCCTGGTCGGAAGCCCACGGCGTGACGGCAACAGTGCAGCATTGGCACAGGCCGTGATGGCAGGAGCCGCCGAAGCCGGCACCGAAGCCAGTCTGCATTTTTTGGATGATTACATCAGCGGTTTTCTGACGGATGAACGTCATGCCGTGCCACCAGCCGATCGCTATGGCGAACTGTTTCTGGAGCATTTCTTGCCGGCGGATGCGGCGGTATTTTGTACCCCGCTCTACTGGTACGGCATGTCGGCGCAAACCAAAGCCTTTTTCGATCGCTCTTTCAGCTATTACTCCAACGCCTACCCTGATGCCGAACAGGTACATCAGCGTATGAGTGGCAAACGCATCGGGCTGACGGTAGCCTCGGAGGAAACCTACCCCGGAGGAGCTATGGGGATCGTGCATCAAATTCAGGAATTCAGCCGTTACTCGCATTGCGAGTTCGTCGGGATGGTTCAGGGTGCGGGCAACAATCGGGGTGAAGTCAGCCGTGATCCGCGTAATCCGCTACAGGCCGCCCGCGATCTGGGCCGCGAAATTTTCACGCGTCACTATTCTGATTACCGGATGGATACGCCACGTAGCCCACAGGTTTGGCAAGATTGA
- the gcvA_8 gene encoding Gcv operon activator: protein MFATLPVTALRTFESAARLRSFKQAALELAVTPTAVSHQIKALEQQLGFALFDRVPRGVRLTQKGERLFAGVHTALLDVATTLDALRPVPSTGSLCVSVTHSFAALWLVPRLGRFYQAYPHYLVRLEACGEVIDLQQDASVDIAIRYSRTDYPQLHRAARLEESFGVYGAPDLCATEQQAPTLITVHWHDSTLYETGWREWCQAAGVDWWQRHTALRAYDEEHYALQAAVAGQGLVLASSVMVSDLVRNGLLASYRPEICVPGAAYSALCVPGRERHPPVRAFLAWLQQEILR from the coding sequence ATGTTTGCCACGCTTCCGGTTACTGCATTGCGCACCTTTGAATCCGCCGCCCGCCTGCGCAGTTTTAAACAGGCTGCACTGGAGCTGGCTGTAACCCCGACGGCGGTATCGCATCAGATCAAGGCGCTTGAGCAGCAACTGGGTTTTGCCTTGTTCGATCGGGTGCCGCGCGGTGTGCGGTTAACGCAGAAGGGCGAGCGTTTGTTCGCTGGGGTGCATACCGCTTTGCTCGATGTGGCAACCACGCTGGATGCGCTACGACCGGTTCCCAGTACCGGCTCACTGTGTGTTTCCGTCACCCATTCTTTCGCTGCATTGTGGCTGGTCCCGCGCCTGGGGCGCTTTTATCAAGCTTATCCGCACTACCTGGTACGCCTGGAGGCCTGCGGTGAGGTGATTGATCTGCAGCAGGACGCCAGCGTGGACATTGCCATTCGCTACAGCCGCACTGACTATCCGCAGTTGCATCGGGCAGCGCGGTTGGAAGAGAGCTTTGGCGTTTACGGCGCCCCGGATTTGTGTGCAACTGAGCAACAAGCGCCCACGCTGATCACCGTTCACTGGCATGACTCCACTCTTTATGAAACCGGCTGGCGCGAGTGGTGCCAGGCTGCGGGTGTCGACTGGTGGCAACGGCATACCGCGTTGCGGGCTTATGACGAAGAGCATTATGCTTTGCAGGCAGCGGTGGCCGGGCAGGGGCTGGTACTGGCCAGTTCGGTGATGGTGTCGGATCTGGTGCGTAACGGGTTGCTGGCATCCTATCGGCCGGAAATTTGCGTACCGGGTGCGGCTTATAGCGCACTTTGCGTGCCTGGGCGCGAACGGCACCCGCCGGTACGGGCGTTCCTGGCCTGGTTGCAACAGGAGATCTTGCGCTGA
- a CDS encoding malonic semialdehyde reductase, which produces MSQPRVSDYPIDAQFIERWSPRALANDAIDDETLLSFFEAARWSPSAYNIQPWRFAYSKHGSSSWDSYLDFLVEFNRGWAQHASALVVVISKTTSLNGDKEVSNPSHAFDAGAAWANLALQAHLKGWLTHCMGGVHHDKIKAALNLPDNYQVHGMVAIGKAGDKSLLPEFSAAKRDPFRALAAGADGGGRAELYPVIIRI; this is translated from the coding sequence ATGAGCCAGCCAAGAGTTTCTGATTACCCCATTGATGCACAGTTTATTGAACGTTGGTCGCCGCGCGCGCTGGCAAATGATGCTATCGACGATGAGACCCTGCTGAGCTTCTTTGAAGCGGCGCGCTGGTCACCTTCGGCCTATAACATTCAGCCGTGGCGCTTTGCCTACAGCAAGCACGGCTCTTCCAGTTGGGACAGCTATCTGGATTTCCTGGTTGAGTTCAACCGCGGTTGGGCGCAGCACGCTTCGGCGCTGGTGGTGGTGATATCCAAAACCACCAGTCTGAACGGTGACAAGGAAGTCAGTAACCCGAGCCATGCCTTTGATGCCGGGGCTGCCTGGGCCAACCTGGCGCTGCAGGCGCATCTGAAAGGTTGGCTGACCCACTGCATGGGCGGTGTTCATCACGACAAAATCAAGGCTGCGTTAAACCTGCCGGACAACTATCAGGTACATGGCATGGTGGCGATCGGCAAAGCGGGTGATAAATCCCTGCTGCCGGAGTTTTCTGCAGCAAAAAGAGATCCCTTCAGGGCGCTTGCCGCTGGAGCAGACGGTGGTGGAAGGGCTGAACTTTACCCTGTAATCATCCGGATTTAA
- a CDS encoding Protein of uncharacterised function (DUF2623), giving the protein MNNHFGKGLMAGLAAQNAGPASELSRFCCDYKRGFVLGYAHHLAESLGDENQAAFEAGLLCRAYSLNGEVMSEFFSGGANRLAEKFFCAGYNREQ; this is encoded by the coding sequence ATGAACAATCACTTCGGCAAGGGGCTGATGGCCGGTTTGGCCGCGCAGAACGCCGGACCGGCTTCGGAGCTTTCCCGGTTTTGTTGTGACTACAAACGTGGCTTCGTGCTGGGATATGCACACCATTTGGCGGAAAGCCTGGGTGACGAAAATCAGGCCGCATTCGAAGCAGGCTTGCTGTGCCGGGCGTACAGTCTCAATGGGGAAGTGATGAGCGAGTTCTTTTCTGGCGGCGCTAATCGTCTGGCCGAAAAGTTTTTCTGCGCCGGATATAACCGCGAGCAGTAA
- the pac_1 gene encoding Penicillin G acylase precursor, with the protein MNRGTENDMVVFTHEGVTGVEVTPPGQSGFIAPDGKRSKHFDDQLSLFSDLKNKRTWLSDTDVQANSVSQETISY; encoded by the coding sequence ATGAACCGCGGGACCGAAAATGACATGGTGGTCTTTACCCATGAAGGAGTTACCGGTGTCGAGGTGACACCTCCAGGCCAGTCCGGTTTTATTGCTCCAGACGGGAAACGCTCAAAACATTTTGACGATCAGCTGTCATTGTTCAGTGATTTGAAAAACAAACGTACATGGCTCAGCGACACTGATGTCCAGGCCAATTCGGTCTCCCAGGAAACCATCAGTTATTGA